From a region of the Clupea harengus chromosome 9, Ch_v2.0.2, whole genome shotgun sequence genome:
- the LOC105905728 gene encoding olfactory receptor 52B2-like, with protein sequence MLETRFSNVSSVLILKGFSLPPHSVFPAALFASLNYMVILFCNLVLLLTILLNKSLHQPMYLLLLNLPINDIIGSSALFPQVINELLLDSRSISYTACITQAFLIHIYGTGSVFILTAMAYDRYVAICCPLQYGTIMTNAHVMRIISLVWLCNLFVIGVLFFLLLRLPRCGSRMAHSYCDNPSLLRLACTATTVNNIYGLVLLVLTQVAALGIIFCTYIQILVACFRSKRADTKSKALQTCATHLIVFLFLECLGLFTIISYRIPNLSSQTRRFIGVSTMIFPPTVNPIIYGLKTKEIKDKTFKRFNAKMIPSGG encoded by the coding sequence ATGTTAGAAACTCGTTTCTCAAATGTCTCTTCAGTTTTAATTTTGAAaggtttctctctgcctcctcacaGTGTTTTTCCTGCCGCTCTGTTTGCCAGTCTTAATTACATGGTCATTCTCTTCTGCAACCTTGTGCTCCTCCTCACCATCCTCTTAAACAAAAGCCTGCATCAACCCATGTACTTGCTACTGCTGAACTTACCCATCAATGACATTATAGGCTCTAGTGCTCTGTTTCCGCAGGTTATAAATGAGCTACTGTTAGACTCTCGGAGTATATCATACACTGCCTGTATTACCCAAGCGTTTCTTATTCATATCTATGGAACTGGCTCTGTGTTCATCTTGACTGCCATGGCTTATGACCGATATGTTGCTATATGTTGTCCTTTACAATACGGAACAATTATGACTAATGCTCATGTTATGAGAATAATCAGCTTAGTGTGGTTATGTAACTTATTCGTAATAGGGGttctgtttttccttcttttgcGATTGCCCCGTTGTGGGTCCCGAATGGCACATTCTTACTGTGACAATCCCTCTCTTCTTAGACTTGCCTGTACCGCCAcaactgtaaacaacatttaTGGGCTGGTGTTGTTAGTGTTAACACAAGTGGCAGCTCTTGGGATCATTTTCTGCACGTACATTCAGATCCTTGTCGCTTGCTTCCGGAGCAAAAGGGCAGACACTAAAAGTAAAGCTCTACAGACGTGTGCAACACATCtgattgtgtttctgtttctcgaATGCTTGGGTCTTTTTACAATCATTTCATACAGGATACCAAATCTTTCATCTCAAACAAGACGATTCATCGGCGTTTCTACCATGATATTTCCTCCCACTGTAAATCCAATTATTTATGGCCTAAAGACTAAAGAAATCAAAGATAAAACCTTTAAACGTTTTAATGCAAAAATGATCCCAAGTGGAGGTTGA